GCGGTGGCGTCGGCGCGGTAGGTGAACATCGCCGTCTGACCGCACGGGATGTCGGGGTTACTACGCTTGGACATGCCAATCACGCCTTCACAGGTGGGTTTGGAAGGCGCGGCAGCGGCGAGAGCCTCCAACTCCGTCACCGCTGCCGCGCCGGCTCTAAGAAGCCACCAGGTCCGGTAGCTCGGATTGCTGCTTGGCCCGGGTGGCCCGGTTGATGGCGCCGGCCAGGCCCGTGCGGGCCTCAGCGACCATCGACGCCAAGTCGTTCAGCGCCTGCTCGTCACGGACCATCAGCGTCACACCGCCGAAGTCCGAGCCGACCTGCAACGCCACGAACGGGGCACCATTGCCGTCGGCGTCGAACGTGGTCACCTGCCGGGGCTCACCGGCAGCCACGTGCACGTTGATGCTCACGTGTGTCATGCCGCCTGCTCCTTACCCGCCGCAGACGAGCTGGCCGCCTTCGCGCCGTTCGCCTTCGCCGCACCGGTCGGGGCCTGCATGCCCGTGGCGTTGAACGAGTACGCCAGGCGCTTCGACCCGTCATCGACGTACGGGGTGACCGTGAGGCCGGTGAACTCCACCGGCCGGAACGGCAACCCAGCCACCGTGTCCGGCGGCACCGGCTGCACCCTCGAGGCGACCTTCACCTTGAACTCGCCCTTACGCACGCTCGGGTCCGCGTCCATGCAGCGGACCTCCCACAACGGCAGACCGGTCACCTTGTCGTCCTTCTGTTTGTCGCCCTTCGCGTCGTAGTCCCGCACCCGCATCACCTCACCCACGACGAACGCGCCGTGCGGGAACGCCTGCCCGAACTCGACCGGGAACCGGAACCCTCCATCGATCGCCATCCGTAGCGCCTCCTTAGTCCGCGTGCCTTCTTACGAGCTAGTGTGTAAGAGGTCTTACGCACGACTGTAAGGGCCCTTACGTCAGACGTCAAGAGGCCGCGCGTAAGTCGCGTAAGACGGGTTTACTACCATCAGAAGAGACCCACACAGGGAGCGAGATCATGGATGACGTCGCACGGGTGCGTGACACGTCAGATCCACTGGCGCGTGTACGACTCGCCACAGAGGCTGTCTCGGCATACCAGGAGGCCATCAACGAGTTGGGCCAAATCCGCCGAGACGCAGTCGAAGAACTACGAAGCCAAGGACTAACCCTTACCCAGATAGCCGAGCGTGCGGGTGTGAGCCGCGCGCGCCTCTCCCAGCTTGGCACGGCCCGCCCCAAGCCGGAACGTGCGCTACTTAGCACCGGCGACTCGGTCACGATCGCAGTCCCCGTGGAGGCTGC
The nucleotide sequence above comes from Streptosporangiales bacterium. Encoded proteins:
- a CDS encoding plasmid replication, integration and excision activator; the protein is MAIDGGFRFPVEFGQAFPHGAFVVGEVMRVRDYDAKGDKQKDDKVTGLPLWEVRCMDADPSVRKGEFKVKVASRVQPVPPDTVAGLPFRPVEFTGLTVTPYVDDGSKRLAYSFNATGMQAPTGAAKANGAKAASSSAAGKEQAA